From the genome of Glycine soja cultivar W05 chromosome 14, ASM419377v2, whole genome shotgun sequence:
TAAGAAGCATGCATATTTGTCTTTCTGTTTATTTATTAATGACTAGTTTTCGGTGCTCATAATTATTTGTAAAGAAAGAAATTGCCTTCGTCTAGGAGTAACTCAAAATTTGCATCAATTAAGATGGGGAGACATAGGTTCTTTTTGAAGTGACAAAAAATACCACAAGAAGGGGagattgaattgaattttttttataaacttttaattcttcttttaaaaaaaaataagaggtaTATGATGTAAGTTTAGAAAGAACTAGAGCTCAGAATGAAAAAAACAACCAATTCATAATGAAATTACACACAATTCTGAAAAAAGAGTTCAAGTGCAAATTTGAGCtctattttagaagaaattcATTTGAAGATACATTGATAAAACAAGTTTGGTTTTAGATGTATTTGTGAAAAGATTATCAGTTTTAAAGAACCACTGGATTTTAACAAGAGGCCAGTACTTCCACTGGACTTCAAACATAGTATCAACTAGACCAACAACACCATTGGATTTCAACTTTGTTAGCCTTTGCTAGGCTTACAATAGTAAAGAGTTTCTACGTTTTTGGCTGCATAGATACAAATCTTTCTCCTCACAGAGGGATTTCACTTAGGAATATAGTCTCTCATTTCTATCTAATATCTATTACAAATTATAAGCATAATATAGAAGTGGGTCATTCTCAAAGAGAGGGTTGAAGCAAAAACTATAGATTTCTAACTCAGAGATTTGCTCAAGTTGTTCTGTTTTGATTGCTTCAACTTAATCTTTGATGCTCCTAGAAAAGACCTCATAAAGCTCACAAGAAGACTGTTAAGGTGGGCTTCACTTAACTGATAGGCTTCTGAAGCAAGTAGGTGGACTTGACAGTTGTCCTGAGTTGACAGCTTGCAAAGCCATTCTAAGGTAACCACTCTAAGGTTTCCATTTTAAGGAACCTTTCTGATGAGTATCATCAGAATAGTCATTTTGATGTTTTGCTGAAAAGGAATCCACACTTGATGGATTTTGTTGACGAAGTTCAAACTGATAAACCTTTCTGAAGTAATACAACTTCACCAAACTTAACACTTCTTCATAGCTCCAAGCATTTTGAAGTGAATTGTTTCATAAACACTAAGTGAAGATTTAGTTGCTAGTGTATTAGTGTTTTGTCCAAGGTTAGACTGCATAGTATCTTCAATCTTCTATTCTGATGCTTCTCATCAGAGCTTCTCATGGATAAATTCAACTTTCAACAAGTTTGCATCTTCTAATGCAGTTAACATTCACTTTTTGATGTGTCCTCAGTGGGTGGAAGGTGAAGTACTATCAACTTCAGTCTTCTAATATACTTTAGTCAGTATTTGTGGCATCATATGGAAGACTTCATGTTGTCACTTGAAAACCATTAATGAGGTGCTCATTCTGAACTTCATTATGAAGTTTAGACTTTAGAGTCATTATCTTCATCACTCTAATGTAGACTCTGTGATAGCTTCATTTTGATGGTTGATGCTCTCTATGTAATCTTGTTGTTTCAAGGCTGCTTGTTCAATACACTTGTCATGAATGATGTTCAAAGAGAAGCTTTTTTCATCATCTAGATGATTTTAAGAAATCTTCTGAGTTCATAACTCACTCACTAAGAGCTATTTTGATCAAACCTTTCTGAGCATCATTCTGAGTACCTCAGAATGCACACATCTATTCCTTAATAAATATATCACTAAAATACTTGAACAGAATATTAGTGATCATATGAACCCATAATCCTATCAATTTGCTTATTTATTGatttgtcataattaaaaccaaggaTGTggattcaatatttttaattttgtaaaattgttttcacttacttttataaagagaaagggatattttaattcaaactttatgtttgtaaaatttgtctcaactttttttatgttttcctcacttcttctttaccttatgttcaatcattttttttttattttttgtctctcaTTCAATCTTCTCCACTATGTTTAACTTTTGCTAGACATGTTGAAATTGTTTGAACCCACCACTTCAATTTGAAACTACATGATGAAATTTAAGTCTTGTACTTTAAATTTAATGCACAAATTAAATATGGACAATTTAGTCATGTATATTGTATGATATAGACTTAGTCCATAAAAGTCGCAATAGTTGGACTTTTACCGAATTTAGGTCTTGTCTATAACTCCCTTCTCACATCAATTTCTTGATGAAAAATAAGACATGacctttaaattttgaaaatgaattagGGTTAGGCCTTTTTAGCTTAACCTGATCATGGTTAAATATGGATTTATCCTGTATAAAGCGTATGCAAAATTGGACTCTCAACCAGCTTAGACTTCAATTTAAAAGtttgaatcaaatcaattttgtaatttttaacaaagttgatataataataaaaaattgttttggacTATTAACCAATAAAATGAAGAACAAACAAAGAACAATCTAGCATATGAACTAAAACACCCATCAATGTAaccaaataattacaaaatatgtACCTTTCACACGACAACATAAGCATAGGTGATCTTTTTGGATTCTCGTTCGCTCAATACTTAGGCCCGACCAACTTGGTGTCAATGCGAGCCAATACGCCCTAACTAAAACCACACacatgaaaaaccaaaaagacacCAACTTTGGCCAAAACACACAAATGGGTCACAATATCTAAAAATATGAGGAAAAGGGGGGGTCAATTGCTTAGCGCACCCAGCAAATTGCTTGTGCACCCAGATGGGCAATTTTAATATTATCCTTCCATAAAACTGATACGGATTGCAAATCCATAAGCCCATTAcagattaattttgatctaataatgtatttttttacatatataaatttttattaaacctatgattttcataaaaatttatatatgtaaacaaattaattattcgatcaaaattaattgtaatggACTTACGGATTCGTAATCCGTATCAGCTTTACGGAAGGATAATATTAGAATTGTCCATCTTATGTTGAGTGCACAAACAATTTGTTGGGTGCAGAAAGCAATTGCCAAATGGGGCATGTGAGACTCACCCTACCCATTGGTCCAAACGGTAGTTCATCATCTTTAGGGTCTCATCTTTGATGAGTAGGCTGAATGATCTGAAGCATTAAGAGGGGAGAGGAGAAAATGTTGCAGGAAATAGGTTTGCGGTGAGAGTAACTCAAGAATAAACCCTTGATGACAACTTTAATGCTATGCGAAGCATGGCTGAGTTTGGTGGCAAAAAGTTGGTGAAATATGTGGGGTCTAGAGTAAAGAGAACAAAATTAGAGAAGGAAATGAATTGCGTTGATGGAAGAAACACATACTTGCTTCTACTTTTTCTTCCTATTTTGGACGTAGAAATGAATAGCAACGTGAAGAGACGAAGTGAATGTTTAAGGTAGCACATGATAATTGTCTTTCCTTAGAAGAATTGTTGTTTTCTTCCCAAAGAAGCATTCATATTtgtctttttgtttatttattaatgaCTAATATTTGATGCTCATAACTATTTGAAAAGAAACAATTGTCTTCGTCTAGGAGTAACTAAGAATATTTTGCATCAATTAAGATGGGGAGAGATAGACTCTTTCTACTTttgcaaaattattttcactTACTAAAGTTTTGTAAAGAGAATAGgatattctaattctaatttcaatttttttatattttcctcaCTTCTTCTTTACCTCATGTTCAATCTTTCTTGTCTCTCATTAAATCTTGTCCACTATTTGTTTAGCTTTTGCTAGAGATGTTGAAATTGTTTGAACCAACCACTTCGATTTGAATCTACCCGATGAACTGTAAGTCTTGTACTTTAAAATTTGTGCACGAATTAAATCTAGACAATGTTAACCATGTTCGATCATGGTATGATATAGAGTTAGCTCATAAAAGTAGCAATAGTTGGACTTTCACTGAATTTGGGCCTTGTCTATAATCCCTTTCTCACATTAATTTCGCGATGAAAAATGAGTTACgacctttaaattttaaaaatgaattaaggtTAGACCTTTTTAGCTTAATAGGATCATGGTTAAATATGGATTTATCGTGTAAAAagcttctacaaaattagaCTTTGAACAAGCTTAGATATCAATTTTGAAGTTTTAATCAAATCAGTTTGATGATTTTTAACAAATTCCTACTGATAATGAAAAGTATTAATTATAGTGTATATGTTGCTAGCATTTCTctaatagtaattaaaaaaagttgcagCAACCAACAAAACGGAgggcaaagaaatttttttttttctaaccttttatcttttttaatttattcttctataattaacatgtataattaacaaaataattaaaaagattttaattaaataattaaaaatgaaaataaataaaaaatagaaaataaaaaccacGTTTAAAAATCATATCTCCAAACTTAACTTTTCAATGTCACTAGAAAAGAATTTaatgttagatttttttaaaattttttgttgcTCATTAGATtcactttttaagtaattttgaaTATGGTTGtagtgtttttttattcaaatattagttgattttataattttcacgtACATGAATTTGTTGAAACAATTTTCACGtctctaattaatcataataagtttcaaaattatgctataaaattaaaaacaatcatTATTACCGAAAGATatttggctgataaaaaaattgtttcaggAGGATAATCTCTATtcactttaaaaatataaaaaattaaattaaactttttaaaacataaaagattaaactaaatataatttaaaagataaagaacgaaaagtatattttaagaagaagaagaaaatccaCATTTGAGTCTTATTTCTAGGCATGACAACGGGGCCCAAACCCGTGGTGCCCACCCCAGATCCGTCCCGATTTTGACGAAAAAAATCCAAGTTGATTGGGATCGAATTCGGGGTTCGGATCGGGTTTTCTCCGATAGCCAAATTCGGGTTCGGGGTCGGGGATGAGATTCTCACTACCCGTCCCGAACCCGTCCCCAAACCCGTCccgctaataattaatatatataacacattgaaatatgaaactattggattaaattttatgttagtgttagattgaattttatgttttatttaaaattatattttttattttatgaaaattatattttttaataaaattttataaaaatgtcgGGGCGGGACAGGACGGGGAAAACCCAATCTCCATCGGGGACGGGGATGGGGTGTAAATATACACCCCCATCAGTTTCAGGAGCGGGGACGGAAAGGGAAATGGGGAGTCGAGAACGGGGGTGGGGTAAACAAAACTCGACCCCGACCCATCCCGTTGTCATgcctatttattttctaatgcaAATGTGGGATTTCCAACTCTGGATTTATTGTAATTTGTTAACCCAAGCAAGAGCAGTGAGGCATTTTCTTCATTGGATGATTGGGACATGTAATGGAAGAAAGTTTAGTCAACTAGGAGATTTCAagcagaataatttttttttaggtatcttttaattgaaagttaacaattaatctttcaaaatattGGAGGAATTAATTTCttccaataaatatttttttttcatacagaTATTAAAGATCGAACTCATGGTTATATGTTTAAACAACAACATTAtttcaaatgaataatttagtTGACGAAACAAACGAAGGAAGGAGCCACGATTGGGTTGCGTGTTTTCCTCTTTTCACATGCCCTGTCCTTGTGGGCTGTCGCCGCAATGTCCACACCGCACTGTCCCAATCtcacaatttaaccaaaaaaaaaaatctaagatgCCCACTTCATTTTAGCTTTAAAtatgtgtaaaatgtaaattgcGTGGAATTTGGACagtagttatttatatataatgttatttcacacataaaagtattaaattaagtatatataaagaaattaataaatttttatgtaacaaagttatattaaaaaataggcACTATAATTATACACAGCCTGGCCTTCCatgattttatcaaaatttataatattctgTATTTATAAGTTGAGTTTAATTTCGATATATTGATTAGTTGAGATGGAGCTACATTAGCTTTAAGCAGTAATGctcccaaattttttttattttctttattttatgtacAATTTTTTCTATGTATAAGACGAAAAgctttattaaaattttctttattttgtatgTGAAATTCTTTGTTTATAACCGTTTGACATATATGATGTGCAGATGTTTTCAAGTTGTATTAATATTAGTCTAAATATAACTTTTCTAAATTAAGCAAACCTACTTCAACATGTGAAATTTGTTTGTAAATATCCACAAAATCTTAAAGTTtaatttactttctttttagCCAACAATATATTACATATAAATTTGCCTTATATGTAACTCTATATTAAAGGATTATAAGAATTCTGGATTCATAAAATGATTGTATATATGATATAGTTGTGCATTACATGTTGTACTCATTAATTTATTGAAACCCACTTTCTTCGTTTTTGTTTGGACCCACCAATCCAATATTAATACCACTACTTTTTCTCTTAGTAATTAAATATACCTAATTCTCAGAATCCACAAATGACCTATAATCAAACCCCCCACCCCCACTTGATCCCCTACCCTCCCCCTCTTGTGCCTATCATTtggatatttattatttaatcctTTGGTCCACCCCCCACTTTCAAGTCATGTTCCTCCCTCCTTTTTTGACccaaaccctttcttttttcttccttccaaTACCGCTATAGGTTTGTTGTGACTTTGATCGTATAATTAGCTTAGCTCTCTTTGTCAACTAAGCGGTGTGATGATGGCCATGGAAGGACAACAACCACAATCATCATCAGAAAATGGGAGAGAATCAGAGGATTATGGAGAAGAAGGGAGAGAAAAGGGTCCTCATCCTCTTGCTCAAGCTGGAACTGGCTCTTTCCCTGGAGGCTTCATTGGGAAACATAGGTTGCAAGCAGCCATAACCAACCTCAATAACCAAATTAGTATTTTGCAGGTCAACTCTTAACTCATCATGCCTCTTATTTGTGTCAATTTGGTGATccaatttatttgaatatttttttttcatcttaattCTCTTAGAAGAAGAATTTGATAGTGAAACTATGTTGTTAATGCAGGAAGAGTTGAAAAAAGTTGAAACAATTGGTGAATCCTCCACCGTTTGCAAGGAGTAAGCAAAGCCAACATATACAAGACTAcgatgtttttctttcttatggTTCTTCAAGCCTTAGAGAGTTagagtttaattattttaattatatattgttcATAATCTAAATTGATGCTCCATCCATTTGTGCTCTTGcagtttaatttcaagcgttGAATCCACTCCAGATCCTCTCCTTCCATTGTAAGAAATTAATCCTCTTGATGTTCATGATATTTTAAGGATCCAATGTTGCGTTTGGGTGTTTTTTAATGTACTAATAAAGAAAGCATATATTATATTcttaacaaaaaagtaaaaaagaaagggtATGAATTGATGACATGTAAATTAAATGTTTGCAGCACTAAAGGTTCGGTCGATGCGGGTTGGGATCGATGGTTCGGAGGTGCCCACCACTCTCGAAATCACAAACGTTGGATTTAGatattttgttttgcatttatttatattttttggttactatgaacatttaatttaaaatttacctGCTTGTGATGGAAACAAAAGGGAGATTCTAATGTAATACAGTGATAAATGAATTACATGTTCTTTCAGTTTTTATTGATTCGCTTTTCTttccagaaaaagaaaaacatgatgaTTATAAATGAACCGAAATTCCTTCTTtagtgttttattattttatttgatacttcttctgttttgttttccagcactttttgtttcttatttggCCATATATACTTGTGTTATAACGATGACTAGATAGCTGTTGCTCTATTTTTAACTCGATTAATTAAGGAGAAGAATAAAcattcttttcttaattattatgtatTATATAAGTTTCTTATCAATGACAAAGTCTAAACAATTGTCTGAACTCTTAAGAGGGTGAGGACCaaacacatatataatatcgctctttctttttttttttacttcatttttatttttattttattttattctgtcTAGATCTATCTTGTATGGTACGGTTTTatcatttaaacaaaatttccCAACAAGTAAAGGGTGAATTCATTTTATGaggaatataaatttaataaagatttaattaagtttttactcCTCTAAAAAATTtccattttcttgtttttaatatcgctctttcttttttaatattttttataaaataagttatctatgaaacattttttttattattaaatagtcCCTTCAAATATTTGAGACTAAACGAGCAAATCATGACATTTAGAGGGaattaaatgaaatgagaaataattattataaaaaaatcatttaataaagaaagagaaatttgGTTATAAACTAACAAGGTAAAGTAGTTTATAATTTGTTATTCAATCTATCaaatatgataagtttattgacttttataataatttttataaaaatcattaataataatttataattaattgacagtgtaaaattaattgttttgtaCTTTCAAAACATAGACCATTAAActcataaagaaaatattttatacaagactcacatgaaaaaaaattaaaaatagagaactaaattaaaatatcctAAAAGTTTTAGGAACTATAAACTtgattaaatcttaaatttatagagttcatagaaaaatataagaaaagaaaagaatcatAACATGCCCACGTCCTCCAATCTTTCCTCTTTATTTTATGATCTATTACTTACCTTTAATTATCATTTAAGATAGAGTAAATTATATGGACCGCTTGAGATTTTTACTTATTACACTTATACTCTTATGTTTTGTCACCTTATAAAAAATCTCCTAATTTATTCACTCATATAACACCAAACACCCATTCCCTCCACTCGCACCCCATGTGTTTTCTACAAATTGCGCTTGATACCCTAATGTTAATTGTTGTTTTTGGTTTTAGTCCATGATACATAGAACTAGTGCATCCATAAAACTCCCACCAAAGTCTCATTGTCATCACCattgtttgaattttcaatTGCATGACTATTCCTCTCATGAATTCTAGTATTGTAAACTTCAAGAGAGATATGCACCATTTTCAATGGCCACAACAAAAACTCTCTAGGACATGAATCAAAAAACAACTAGCCTTGATCTACACCAACTTTCCATATCCAATAGGAAAACTACATGGGTGAAATCCATAACTTGTTCTAGTTTTGAGTAATGACTTGATCACAAACCTTCAACTTCATGTATCCAATAGGGTCTAATATAAACCCCTAACACTCACTTGATGTTGGATCCACTCAAAAGCCTTGCCCAAATAGTAAAAAAGAACAACTTAATTACAAACTCTTCATGACTTCCTCACATGGTATTCACAACATTGGTACCAAATACAAGCTACTAGTTGGTGTTATAACATGTACCTACAACTTGGATAGctctaaaacaattttattgaaAGCTCTTTCGCTACTTGTAGAACATAAAATCCCACCAATGTCCACTTCCACAAAATCAAAGGGTTCAAGCTAGGGTAAACCATGTTATGGGTGGTACATGATGAATCACTTAAAGTAACCTATTGTAATAGGTCACTTTAACTTGCTAGATTTAAATTTGCATATTTCATAAATAGTcccttaaacttttattttaacataactTCTTTATCTTCTTCCTGCTCGTCAATTCAACTCCATCATCATTTACCTTCAAGTGTGGTTTCAATTTCAAACTCTAAGATTTTTTCCATCTAGTTTCAGCTTTTGTTTCCTGGTGCATCTTCAGAGCATCTATCTGGAATGAATCGGTCTCTTAATAAGGAACAATGAATAGGTCTTTTAATTAACACATGATTTGATTTTCCTCTACCTCCTATTCTTGTTACTTAAATGTAACACATACATAAGTCAGTGGTATATTGTAATTGATGTCTCAATGTTCATTACAGAGCTCATGCTCCACGATTAGTATCCTTTTATATGGCAATACATCAAAATACGTGGAAAAtctgtaaaaatatttatcaatagcTAAATAAGGACTTAAATTGCAAGCCAACATAAAGAGTGATTTAGGTACCAATATAACAACAAAGAAGAACAACCTTTTAAGAACCAGACTGGTCAATCCGACCAGAACCCAATGGGAACACTCGTTCAATTTGCTAAGAGGATTGGAAATCTATCAGAATCGATGTGACTTGGGTTGATCCAGGTGGGTCTTTGGTTGAACTAGGGTAGGTTTTTGGTCAAATCACACAAGTTTTTGGTTGAGTCGAGGTGGATATTTGGTAAAATCGGGtgctgctatttaaaaaaaaattatgaactttttctatgttattttttgtgaacatatgattatttttaagacaatggatgtttgtttgtgtttgaaaCTTATCTATGGACTTGTATTGACATGAATATTGGTTGTTATTTGGGATATTAGGTATTTTATAATgacaatcattttaaatttagagtatTGAATGATTAAATCATGTTAGCCATTGTTGGGAAAGATTTGAGAAATTCTATTCAAATAGGAAAGTTCAAATGATAGAAGGAGAAAAGATATCACACAAATTGCTAAGTTTATTGtgaataacataatttataatgaaGGGGTTCAAAGCGCTTTCAAGCTCACTGAATTCAAAATACAAAACCTCTTATAAAGGAGACAACAACTGATATCTAACCGAAAATGGTTacagtagaagaagaaaaaatagaaaacagttACAATTACAACACAACCTATGTTAATGAACCACCATACTAGACTCTCCTTTCAACATGGTTAGACGCTCTATTGTACATGACTGGATGTTTTACCAGATTTCAGAAGATTGGACGACCAAAACAAAAGACAAGAGTATTGGACCAGACAACCAATGTTGTTGTCCACCCTATCTCTATTGTCCAACAATCAACAATTTTCACCTTGGTTCAATAACATTTCTGAACTACAAGTAACCCAGTTCATTTCTAGCAATCTATGTTAAGAAGATCTAGACAATGCATAAACTTGCTTCTTGGAATAGGCTTCATGAACATATCAACTAGATTCTCTCTCATATCAACTTTCTGAACTTTGACCCTCTTCTAAGTACAGATGAATTGGTAtataatgtcaatgtgcttagtCCTTCCGTGATGGAGTTGATCCTTGGCTAAACATATTGCACTCAAATTGTCATAGAAAATGATATCCTTTTCTGGTGGAAACCCAAGATTGCTAATCAGATTCTTCAGTCATATCCCTTATTTTGTTGCTTCTGCCAGAGCTATTTACTCTGCCTTTATAGTGGATAAAGTCATTGTGGGATGAAGTGTTTCCTTCCAACTGATAAGAGAGTTGTCAATGGTGAATGCGTACCCCATCACAGATCTCCTTGCATCCAAATTTGCAACATAGTCAAAATATGAGTAACCAACGAAAGCATAGAACGTGTCTCCATG
Proteins encoded in this window:
- the LOC114383712 gene encoding guanine nucleotide-binding protein subunit gamma 1-like codes for the protein MMAMEGQQPQSSSENGRESEDYGEEGREKGPHPLAQAGTGSFPGGFIGKHRLQAAITNLNNQISILQEELKKVETIGESSTVCKDLISSVESTPDPLLPFTKGSVDAGWDRWFGGAHHSRNHKRWI